The proteins below come from a single Mycolicibacterium sp. TY81 genomic window:
- a CDS encoding MarR family winged helix-turn-helix transcriptional regulator — translation MPKPPLDRADLEAQIAADVRALTAESDQIGRVFATENELGANDFRALLHVMVAESAGTPLTAGELRKLMGTSGAAITYLVERMISSGHLRRDADPADRRKVILRYDVKGLAVGREFFSPLAQLNTRALADLPDADLEAAHRVFVALTGAMRAFRAEPAPGEP, via the coding sequence GTGCCAAAGCCGCCGCTGGACCGTGCCGACCTGGAGGCGCAGATCGCCGCTGACGTGCGCGCGCTGACGGCTGAATCCGACCAGATCGGGCGGGTGTTTGCGACGGAAAACGAGCTGGGCGCCAATGATTTTCGCGCCCTGCTGCATGTCATGGTCGCCGAGTCCGCCGGCACGCCGCTGACGGCGGGCGAGCTGCGCAAGTTGATGGGCACATCAGGGGCGGCCATCACTTACCTGGTGGAGCGGATGATCAGCTCGGGTCATCTGCGCCGCGATGCCGACCCCGCCGATCGGCGAAAGGTCATCCTGCGATACGACGTCAAGGGGCTCGCGGTGGGCCGGGAGTTCTTCAGCCCGCTGGCTCAGCTCAACACGCGGGCCCTGGCCGACCTGCCCGACGCGGACCTCGAAGCGGCGCACCGCGTCTTCGTGGCGCTCACCGGTGCGATGCGGGCGTTCCGTGCCGAACCCGCTCCCGGCGAGCCGTGA
- a CDS encoding MMPL family transporter, whose amino-acid sequence MSTRVAWAVALIVLMLSGAAMALLGAGDSASQSPVAVPAGAESARADALRAQFPGGETAPAIVVVTRTDDAPLTPADISAAGAGARVSADGRAAVRVVPLAANLSGFGLRDAVHELRSQVSAALPEGLRAQVTGGPAFGADIANSFAGANFTLLAVTATVVALLLIVTYRSPILWLIPLLVIGFADQVGAVVGTAVATATGLNPDGSTAGITSVLVFGAGTNYALLLISRYREELGRRSDHRDALRVAWRAAAPAIIASNATVVLALLTLLLASAPSNRSLGVQAASGLVVAAVFVLLVLPPLLGLFGRRLFWPFIPETGSHAAPLTDSGLWHRIAAGVSRRPGRVATVALAGLAALCVGLVNLPIGLSQTQQFRVQAESVAGYDTLAAHFPSGLTNPTTVIAANPAVGDALTHTPGVVSAMPAGHSASGLTQWSVVLAAAPASAEAFKTIDTLRDSVHQIDAQAVVGGPDAQARDAATAAQHDRKIVIPAILLVVLAVLYVLLRSALAPLLLVAVTVLSALAALGVGGWASVHLFGFPALDNGTPLFAFLFLVALGVDYTIFLVTRAREETPEFGNREGIVRAVSATGAVITSAGIVLAAVFCVLGVLPLIVLTQLGIIVGLGILLDTFVVRTVIIPALFTLIGPRIWWPALRAEP is encoded by the coding sequence GTGTCCACTCGAGTCGCCTGGGCCGTGGCCCTGATCGTCCTGATGCTCTCCGGCGCCGCCATGGCGTTGCTCGGCGCCGGAGATTCGGCATCGCAGTCACCGGTGGCCGTGCCGGCCGGCGCGGAATCCGCCCGCGCCGACGCACTACGCGCACAGTTCCCCGGTGGTGAGACCGCGCCGGCGATCGTCGTCGTCACCCGGACGGACGACGCGCCCTTGACCCCGGCCGACATCTCCGCGGCCGGAGCGGGCGCCCGGGTATCCGCAGACGGCAGAGCGGCAGTGCGGGTGGTGCCGCTGGCCGCCAACCTGTCCGGCTTCGGTCTCCGCGACGCCGTCCACGAGTTGCGGTCGCAGGTGTCGGCCGCACTGCCCGAGGGATTGCGGGCTCAGGTGACGGGCGGGCCGGCGTTCGGCGCCGACATCGCCAATTCCTTTGCCGGAGCCAACTTCACGCTGCTCGCGGTGACCGCCACGGTCGTGGCGCTGCTGCTGATCGTCACGTACCGCTCTCCCATCCTCTGGCTGATCCCACTCTTGGTCATCGGGTTCGCCGATCAGGTGGGCGCGGTCGTCGGAACCGCGGTGGCCACAGCGACGGGCCTGAACCCGGATGGTTCGACGGCGGGTATCACCAGCGTGCTGGTGTTCGGCGCGGGCACCAACTATGCGCTGCTGCTGATCTCGCGTTACCGCGAGGAACTGGGCCGGCGCAGCGATCACCGGGACGCGCTGCGGGTGGCGTGGCGCGCCGCAGCCCCAGCGATCATCGCCAGCAACGCCACCGTGGTCCTGGCGCTGCTGACACTGCTGCTCGCCTCGGCGCCGAGCAACCGCAGCCTCGGGGTGCAGGCGGCGTCGGGCCTGGTGGTCGCCGCGGTGTTCGTGCTGCTGGTGCTACCGCCGCTGCTCGGGCTGTTCGGCCGCCGGCTGTTCTGGCCCTTCATCCCCGAAACCGGTTCGCACGCCGCCCCACTCACCGACAGCGGCCTCTGGCACCGCATTGCGGCGGGCGTCTCGCGCAGGCCGGGCCGCGTCGCCACGGTGGCGTTGGCCGGTTTGGCCGCGCTGTGCGTCGGGCTGGTGAATCTGCCCATCGGGTTGTCCCAGACCCAGCAGTTCCGCGTGCAGGCCGAGTCTGTCGCCGGCTATGACACCCTGGCCGCGCACTTCCCCAGCGGCCTGACCAATCCGACCACCGTCATCGCGGCCAACCCCGCGGTGGGCGATGCCCTCACTCACACCCCCGGCGTCGTGTCGGCGATGCCGGCCGGGCACTCGGCGTCGGGCCTGACGCAGTGGTCGGTGGTCCTGGCCGCTGCACCCGCATCCGCGGAAGCGTTCAAAACCATTGACACCCTTCGCGATTCGGTGCACCAGATCGATGCGCAAGCGGTCGTCGGCGGCCCCGACGCGCAGGCCCGCGACGCCGCAACGGCGGCTCAGCACGACCGGAAGATCGTCATCCCGGCGATCCTGCTGGTCGTCCTGGCCGTCCTTTACGTCCTGCTGCGCTCGGCGCTGGCACCGCTGCTGCTGGTGGCGGTGACGGTGCTGAGCGCGCTGGCGGCGCTCGGAGTCGGCGGCTGGGCCAGCGTGCACCTGTTCGGTTTTCCCGCGCTGGACAACGGAACTCCGCTGTTCGCGTTCCTGTTCCTCGTCGCGCTCGGCGTCGACTACACGATCTTCCTGGTGACCAGGGCGCGCGAAGAGACCCCGGAATTCGGCAACCGCGAGGGCATCGTGCGCGCGGTCTCGGCGACGGGCGCGGTGATCACCAGCGCCGGCATCGTGCTGGCCGCGGTGTTCTGCGTGCTCGGCGTGCTACCGCTGATCGTGCTGACGCAGCTGGGCATCATCGTCGGCCTCGGCATCCTGCTGGACACCTTCGTGGTGCGCACCGTCATCATCCCGGCACTGTTCACCCTCATCGGGCCCCGCATCTGGTGGCCCGCGCTGCGCGCCGAGCCTTAA
- a CDS encoding SRPBCC domain-containing protein, whose translation MTMISSAADPQALTMTFVAEFTAPPARVWQVWEDPRQLERWWGPPTWPATFTRHELTPSGQSRYHMTGPEGEKAPGWWTTLEVDAPSRLLIEDGFSQPDGEPDPEMPTMRLEVSFDATDTGTRMTIVTRFTDLEQLEKVTAMGMVEGMTGALGQIDALLAA comes from the coding sequence ATGACGATGATCAGCAGCGCCGCCGACCCGCAAGCCCTCACCATGACCTTCGTGGCCGAGTTCACCGCGCCGCCGGCGCGCGTCTGGCAGGTGTGGGAAGACCCCCGCCAGTTGGAGCGCTGGTGGGGTCCGCCGACCTGGCCGGCCACCTTCACCCGGCATGAGCTCACCCCGAGCGGGCAGTCGCGCTACCACATGACGGGCCCCGAGGGTGAGAAGGCGCCGGGCTGGTGGACGACGCTCGAGGTCGACGCACCATCGCGACTGCTCATCGAAGACGGCTTCTCGCAGCCCGACGGCGAGCCCGACCCCGAGATGCCCACCATGCGCCTAGAGGTGTCGTTCGACGCGACCGATACCGGTACCCGGATGACGATCGTCACCCGGTTCACCGACCTCGAACAACTCGAGAAGGTGACCGCGATGGGCATGGTCGAGGGCATGACCGGCGCCCTGGGTCAGATCGACGCGCTGCTGGCCGCCTGA
- a CDS encoding DUF3151 domain-containing protein: MTRMGDLLGPEPVLLPANFEAEDAHAAGKSATDVAAAHPTASVAWAALAEAALADGQTITAYAYARTGYHRGLDQLRRNGWKGFGPVPFAHEPNQGFLRCVAVLAKAAESIGEQDEYLRCLDLLDDCDPAARGELGL, translated from the coding sequence ATGACGCGAATGGGTGATCTGCTGGGTCCGGAGCCGGTGTTGCTGCCTGCCAACTTCGAGGCCGAGGACGCTCACGCCGCGGGTAAATCTGCGACCGACGTTGCTGCGGCGCACCCGACGGCCTCTGTCGCGTGGGCCGCCCTGGCCGAGGCCGCGCTGGCCGACGGTCAGACGATCACCGCCTACGCCTACGCCCGGACCGGTTACCACCGCGGGCTGGACCAGCTGCGCCGCAACGGCTGGAAGGGCTTCGGCCCGGTGCCGTTCGCACACGAACCGAACCAGGGCTTCCTGCGGTGCGTGGCGGTGCTGGCGAAGGCGGCGGAATCGATCGGCGAGCAGGACGAGTACCTGCGCTGCCTGGACCTGCTGGACGACTGCGATCCGGCGGCCCGTGGCGAGCTGGGTCTCTAG
- a CDS encoding VOC family protein gives MPTAIQPCLWFNDQAREAMNYYVEVFPNSHVISVEEYPDEALDEHFKGMSGKVLNGRFSLNGVDFVCLDGGPLFTFNESISFVVECADQDEIDHYWSKLSHVPESEQCGWCKDRFGISWQIIPAKMDQLLGRPEQIQTMMRQKKIVIAELENA, from the coding sequence ATGCCGACCGCCATCCAGCCATGTCTCTGGTTCAACGACCAGGCCCGCGAGGCCATGAACTACTACGTCGAGGTGTTTCCGAATTCCCATGTCATCTCGGTGGAGGAGTACCCGGACGAAGCACTTGACGAACATTTCAAGGGCATGTCGGGCAAGGTGCTCAACGGCCGATTCAGTTTGAACGGTGTCGATTTCGTCTGCCTCGACGGTGGGCCGCTGTTCACCTTCAACGAATCGATCTCGTTCGTCGTCGAATGCGCAGACCAGGACGAGATCGACCACTACTGGTCCAAGCTCTCGCATGTCCCCGAATCCGAGCAATGCGGTTGGTGCAAGGATCGATTCGGGATCAGCTGGCAGATCATCCCGGCCAAGATGGACCAGCTGCTCGGCCGGCCCGAACAGATCCAGACGATGATGCGACAGAAGAAGATCGTCATCGCCGAACTGGAGAACGCCTGA
- a CDS encoding PaaI family thioesterase has product MTDGASGATGKPEGFIDQHGGFPRFEVADPGPGFGRFLEGMRRLQDLAVSANPDSDTWDDAADRVEELVKLLGPFQAAEGVGPAIRVPSLPGAGSLLMPPWTVTKFSPEGVEMEVGFSRYHVGGNYAVHGGVLPLLFDQAFGMLIHAVNRPMSRTAYLHVDYRKVTPIDTVLTAKAHVTEVDGRKTFVAAELFDPEGNLLAEANGLMVSLLPGQP; this is encoded by the coding sequence GTGACGGACGGGGCGAGCGGAGCGACGGGGAAACCCGAAGGTTTCATCGATCAGCACGGCGGGTTCCCACGATTCGAGGTTGCCGATCCCGGTCCGGGGTTCGGTCGCTTCCTCGAGGGCATGAGGCGACTGCAGGATCTGGCGGTCTCGGCCAACCCGGACAGCGACACCTGGGATGACGCTGCCGACCGCGTCGAAGAGTTGGTGAAGCTGCTGGGGCCGTTCCAGGCCGCCGAGGGCGTCGGCCCGGCCATCCGGGTGCCGTCGTTGCCGGGAGCCGGCAGCCTGCTGATGCCGCCGTGGACCGTCACGAAGTTCTCCCCCGAGGGCGTCGAGATGGAGGTCGGGTTCAGCCGGTACCACGTGGGCGGCAACTACGCCGTGCACGGCGGGGTGCTGCCGCTGCTGTTCGACCAGGCTTTCGGGATGCTGATCCACGCCGTCAACCGGCCCATGAGCCGCACCGCGTATCTGCACGTCGACTACCGCAAGGTCACCCCGATCGACACGGTGCTGACCGCCAAGGCCCACGTCACCGAGGTCGACGGCCGTAAGACGTTCGTCGCCGCCGAGCTGTTCGACCCCGAGGGCAACCTGCTGGCCGAGGCCAACGGCCTGATGGTGAGCCTGCTGCCCGGCCAGCCTTAA
- a CDS encoding cation diffusion facilitator family transporter, whose protein sequence is MGAGHDHSHGPNARASRMIIAAAVLSVFFVIELTTALLINSIALLADAGHMLTDLVAMFMGLGAVLLARRGSTSAARTYGWHRAEVFTAVANAVLLMGVAAFILYEAVERIGNAPEIPGVPMIVVALAGLLANLVVVLLLRSDADSSLAVKGAYMEVVADTVGSIGVLIAGIVNVTTGWPYADVVVAVLVALWVLPRAIALARAALRILSESSPSHIDVDELREALAAVDGVTDVHDLHVWTLVPGKDMATAHLTSSADSARVLESARAVLSARGLDHATVQVEPPETDGCHCEAD, encoded by the coding sequence ATGGGTGCCGGACACGATCACAGCCATGGCCCGAACGCGCGCGCCAGCCGCATGATCATCGCCGCGGCCGTGCTCAGCGTCTTCTTCGTCATCGAGCTGACCACGGCGCTGCTGATCAACTCGATTGCACTGCTGGCCGACGCCGGCCACATGCTGACCGACCTGGTCGCGATGTTCATGGGCCTGGGCGCCGTCCTGCTGGCCCGCCGCGGGTCGACGTCTGCCGCCCGCACCTACGGCTGGCACCGCGCCGAGGTCTTCACCGCGGTCGCCAATGCCGTCCTGCTGATGGGCGTCGCGGCGTTCATCCTCTACGAGGCCGTCGAGCGCATCGGCAACGCGCCGGAGATTCCCGGTGTGCCGATGATCGTCGTCGCCCTCGCGGGACTGCTCGCGAACCTCGTCGTGGTGCTGCTGCTGCGCTCCGACGCCGACAGCAGCCTCGCCGTCAAGGGCGCCTACATGGAGGTCGTCGCCGACACCGTCGGCAGCATCGGCGTATTGATCGCCGGCATCGTGAACGTCACGACCGGCTGGCCGTACGCCGACGTCGTCGTCGCCGTGCTGGTCGCGCTGTGGGTGCTGCCACGCGCCATCGCGCTGGCCCGCGCCGCGCTGCGCATCCTGTCCGAGTCCTCCCCCAGCCACATCGACGTCGACGAGCTGCGCGAAGCGCTGGCCGCCGTCGACGGCGTCACCGATGTGCACGACCTGCACGTGTGGACCCTGGTGCCCGGCAAGGACATGGCCACCGCGCATCTGACGTCCAGCGCGGACTCCGCCCGCGTGCTGGAATCGGCGCGCGCCGTGCTGTCCGCTCGCGGCCTCGACCACGCCACCGTCCAGGTGGAGCCGCCGGAGACCGACGGCTGCCACTGCGAAGCGGACTAG
- a CDS encoding GH25 family lysozyme, which translates to MTLYGPDTSNNNFRSAADAIAFVSQLPGQGFSWIEQKVSEGSYYRDPYWPVIAQWCRDNHFPHIGYHYVTTNSPAAQAQTWLSNNGGKYAMLDFEANSGDIHNFWAVVNAFNAVGVTISLSYIPHWYWQQIGSPDISQVPGLIASNYVNGTGYASNLYPGNDNQRYWFPYGGATPQILQFTDAALVGNLSVDCNAFQGTLDQLIALLNGGTVTQPDPTTATLNQILAIVQDIQTQLRGPNLNGWPQLGQNAAGQNLTMVDAVAALRADVYALKAASSV; encoded by the coding sequence GTGACCCTGTACGGACCGGACACGTCGAACAACAACTTCCGCTCGGCCGCCGATGCCATCGCCTTCGTCTCCCAGCTACCCGGCCAGGGTTTCTCCTGGATCGAGCAGAAGGTGTCCGAAGGCAGTTACTACCGGGATCCGTATTGGCCGGTGATCGCACAGTGGTGCCGGGACAACCACTTTCCGCACATCGGCTATCACTACGTCACCACCAACAGCCCGGCAGCGCAGGCCCAAACGTGGCTGAGCAACAACGGCGGCAAATACGCGATGTTGGACTTCGAGGCGAATTCCGGTGACATCCACAACTTCTGGGCCGTGGTCAATGCCTTCAACGCCGTCGGGGTGACGATCTCACTGTCGTACATCCCGCACTGGTACTGGCAACAGATCGGCTCGCCCGACATCTCTCAGGTACCCGGCCTCATCGCATCGAATTACGTCAACGGCACCGGCTACGCGTCAAACCTCTACCCTGGCAACGACAATCAGCGGTACTGGTTCCCCTACGGCGGCGCCACACCGCAGATTCTGCAATTCACCGATGCCGCACTCGTCGGGAATCTGTCGGTGGACTGCAACGCGTTCCAGGGCACGCTCGACCAACTCATCGCACTGCTGAACGGAGGAACCGTGACTCAGCCCGACCCGACCACCGCAACCCTCAATCAGATCCTCGCCATCGTGCAGGACATCCAGACCCAGTTGCGCGGGCCGAACCTCAACGGCTGGCCACAGCTCGGCCAGAACGCCGCCGGCCAAAACCTGACGATGGTGGACGCAGTGGCCGCACTCCGCGCGGACGTGTACGCCCTCAAGGCCGCCTCGTCCGTGTGA
- a CDS encoding site-2 protease family protein, whose product MTMPVRRAVRPSPVFWAIVALTAAGGAVAWFCGAEVRPLAYAGVFVFVIAGWTVSLCLHEFGHAYTAWRFGDRDVELRGYLTLNPAKYASPLLSLGLPALFIALGGIGLPGGAVYVRTEYMTPRQRTLVSLAGPFANLVLAAILLVATAVLFDNEHPVFWAGLAFLGFLQVTALFLNMLPIPGLDGYGALEPHLSTDTQRALLPARQWGFLILMLLLIVPELNRMFFNVVYSAVSLTGVPPRLAMIGSALTRFWSAW is encoded by the coding sequence ATGACCATGCCTGTCCGGCGCGCAGTCCGTCCCAGCCCCGTCTTCTGGGCGATCGTGGCCCTGACCGCCGCCGGCGGCGCCGTCGCATGGTTCTGCGGCGCCGAGGTGCGGCCGCTGGCCTATGCCGGCGTCTTCGTGTTCGTCATCGCCGGCTGGACCGTCTCGCTGTGTCTGCACGAATTCGGCCACGCCTACACCGCCTGGCGCTTCGGTGACCGCGACGTCGAGCTGCGTGGCTATCTGACGCTGAACCCCGCGAAGTACGCCAGCCCGCTGCTGTCGCTGGGCCTGCCGGCACTGTTCATCGCCCTCGGCGGCATCGGCCTGCCCGGCGGCGCGGTGTACGTGCGCACCGAGTACATGACGCCGCGGCAGCGCACCCTGGTCAGCCTGGCCGGACCGTTCGCCAACCTGGTGCTCGCCGCCATCCTGCTGGTCGCGACCGCGGTGCTGTTCGACAACGAGCATCCGGTGTTCTGGGCGGGGCTGGCCTTTCTCGGATTCCTGCAGGTGACGGCGCTGTTCCTGAACATGCTGCCCATCCCCGGCCTGGACGGCTACGGCGCGCTGGAACCGCACCTGAGCACCGACACGCAGCGTGCCCTGCTGCCCGCCCGGCAGTGGGGCTTCCTGATCCTGATGCTGCTGCTGATCGTCCCCGAACTGAACCGCATGTTCTTCAACGTCGTCTACTCCGCTGTCAGCCTGACCGGCGTGCCGCCGCGGCTCGCGATGATCGGCAGCGCCCTGACCCGCTTCTGGTCCGCCTGGTAG
- a CDS encoding adenylosuccinate synthase, protein MPAIVLIGAQWGDEGKGKATDLLGGRVQWVVRYQGGNNAGHTVVLPTGENFALHLIPSGILTPGVTNVIGNGVVVDPGVLLSELSGLEDRGVDTSKLMISADAHLLMPYHVAIDKVTERYAGSKKIGTTGRGIGPCYQDKIARIGIRVADVLDEEQLAAKVEAALEFKNQVLVKIYNRKALDPAEVVESLLQQAEGFKHRIADARLLLNQALERGETVLLEGSQGTLLDVDHGTYPFVTSSNPTAGGAAVGSGIGPTRITTVLGILKAYTTRVGSGPFPTELFDEYGAYLSKTGGEVGVTTGRARRCGWFDAVIARYATRVNGITDYFLTKLDVLSSLETVPICVGYTVDGKRTDEMPMTQADVARAEPIYEELPGWWEDISGAREFSDLPAKAQDYVLRLEELSGAHVSCIGVGPGRDQTIVRRDILG, encoded by the coding sequence ATGCCGGCAATCGTGCTCATCGGGGCCCAATGGGGTGACGAGGGCAAAGGTAAGGCCACCGATCTACTCGGTGGACGTGTGCAATGGGTGGTTCGCTACCAAGGTGGCAACAACGCCGGGCACACGGTGGTACTGCCCACGGGGGAGAACTTCGCTCTCCACCTCATCCCGTCGGGCATCCTGACACCCGGGGTCACCAACGTCATCGGCAACGGTGTCGTGGTCGACCCGGGCGTGCTGCTCAGTGAGCTCTCCGGGCTCGAGGACCGCGGTGTGGACACCTCGAAGCTCATGATCTCGGCTGACGCGCACCTGCTCATGCCGTACCACGTGGCCATCGACAAGGTCACCGAGCGGTACGCGGGCAGCAAGAAGATCGGCACCACCGGTCGCGGCATCGGTCCGTGCTACCAGGACAAGATCGCGCGCATCGGCATCCGGGTCGCCGACGTCCTCGACGAGGAGCAGCTGGCCGCCAAGGTCGAGGCCGCGCTGGAGTTCAAGAACCAGGTGCTGGTCAAGATCTACAACCGCAAGGCGCTCGACCCGGCCGAGGTCGTCGAGAGCCTGCTGCAGCAGGCCGAGGGCTTCAAGCACCGCATCGCCGACGCCCGGCTGCTGCTGAACCAGGCGCTGGAGCGCGGCGAGACGGTCCTGCTGGAGGGCTCGCAGGGCACCCTGCTCGACGTCGACCACGGCACCTACCCGTTCGTGACGTCGTCCAACCCGACGGCGGGCGGCGCGGCCGTCGGCTCGGGCATCGGCCCCACCCGCATCACGACGGTGCTGGGCATCCTCAAGGCCTACACGACCCGTGTGGGCTCGGGCCCGTTCCCGACCGAGCTGTTCGACGAGTACGGCGCCTACCTGTCCAAGACGGGCGGCGAGGTCGGCGTGACCACGGGCCGCGCCCGGCGCTGCGGCTGGTTCGACGCCGTCATCGCCCGGTACGCGACGCGCGTCAACGGCATCACCGACTACTTCCTGACCAAGCTCGACGTGCTGTCGAGCCTAGAGACGGTGCCGATCTGCGTCGGCTACACCGTCGACGGCAAGCGCACCGACGAGATGCCGATGACGCAGGCCGACGTCGCCCGCGCCGAGCCGATCTACGAAGAGCTGCCGGGCTGGTGGGAGGACATCTCCGGGGCCCGCGAGTTCTCGGATCTGCCGGCCAAGGCGCAGGACTACGTGCTGCGCCTGGAGGAACTGTCCGGAGCACACGTGTCGTGCATCGGCGTCGGTCCCGGCCGGGACCAGACGATCGTGCGCCGGGACATCCTCGGGTGA
- a CDS encoding helix-turn-helix transcriptional regulator produces the protein MVVDTFPEAFTDAEIDRIFHALADATRRDIVARTMRSDQSVSALARGYDMSFAAVQKHVAVLAGAALVHKERRGREQLVRAVPETLHRAGVLLERYAALWHDRAASIEAILAEDGYPPHQTSSRTTPPNRKDHR, from the coding sequence ATGGTTGTAGATACTTTCCCTGAGGCATTCACCGATGCGGAGATCGACCGGATCTTCCACGCATTGGCGGACGCCACGCGCCGCGACATCGTCGCCCGCACCATGCGCAGCGACCAGTCGGTGAGCGCGCTCGCGCGTGGCTACGACATGAGTTTCGCCGCGGTACAGAAGCACGTCGCGGTACTGGCCGGAGCCGCGCTGGTGCATAAAGAGCGCCGCGGCCGGGAACAACTCGTGCGTGCGGTGCCAGAAACCCTGCACCGAGCGGGCGTGCTCCTGGAGCGCTACGCGGCGCTCTGGCACGACCGCGCCGCGAGCATCGAGGCGATCCTCGCCGAAGACGGCTATCCGCCCCACCAAACATCAAGCCGCACAACACCACCCAACCGAAAGGACCACCGATGA
- a CDS encoding Na+/H+ antiporter, which yields MGAPLLAVLVASVLLAALARRYDVSAPLGLVVAGLAVGLIPGVPAIEMQPQLVMFVVLPPLLWSAGLESSYLALRKNVRPIGLLAVGLPLATTLVVGFVAFHTVPELTVAAALTLGAIVAPPDAVSAAAIGRRLGLPRQIMTLLGGESLLNDATALTAYKVALAAAVGAAATWQGALGTFALAALGGVVIGGLIGWLIEFIRTWLDDPLVESAIGLVAPYFVYWLAEEAHGSGVIAVVVAALLLGQRATRASYATRLQDDAVWKSIQLVLESFAFLMIGLQLPTVIDELTGIRAVTLAVASAAVLATVIAVRIVWVYVMAYTPRMLFRGVRDREPAPTPSQVFIVAWAGMRGVVSLAAAFGVPLVTLSGDPFPGRPQLVFLTFVVVIGTLLLHGLTLPWLIRTLDVRSEAEAHQDALEQAAASSRAAQAAADRLDELLARSSDSSAQQHVGEVLQSWNDRRRNAVWERLGRSDDDIGESPASAMRRLRLEMLAAERETYIAERDAGNIDDEVLRSVLHGLDLEEAALNRE from the coding sequence ATGGGTGCCCCACTGCTGGCAGTGCTGGTGGCCTCGGTGTTGTTGGCCGCGCTGGCCCGCCGTTACGACGTCTCCGCGCCACTGGGACTCGTCGTCGCCGGACTGGCCGTCGGGCTGATCCCCGGCGTGCCGGCCATCGAGATGCAGCCGCAGTTGGTGATGTTCGTCGTGCTGCCGCCGCTGCTGTGGTCGGCCGGGCTGGAGAGCAGCTACCTGGCCCTGCGCAAGAACGTGCGTCCCATCGGGCTGCTCGCGGTCGGGCTGCCACTGGCCACCACCCTGGTCGTGGGGTTCGTCGCGTTTCACACCGTCCCGGAGCTGACGGTCGCCGCGGCGCTCACGCTGGGCGCCATCGTCGCGCCGCCCGACGCGGTCTCGGCCGCGGCCATCGGCCGGCGCCTCGGACTGCCCCGCCAGATCATGACGCTGCTCGGCGGCGAGAGCCTGCTCAACGACGCCACGGCGCTGACCGCGTACAAGGTCGCGCTGGCCGCCGCCGTCGGAGCGGCAGCGACCTGGCAGGGCGCGCTGGGCACGTTCGCGCTCGCCGCGCTGGGCGGTGTCGTGATCGGCGGACTGATCGGGTGGCTCATCGAGTTCATCCGGACCTGGCTGGACGACCCGCTGGTGGAGAGCGCCATCGGTCTCGTCGCACCGTATTTCGTCTACTGGCTGGCCGAAGAGGCGCACGGCTCCGGCGTGATCGCGGTGGTGGTCGCCGCGCTGCTGCTCGGACAGCGCGCGACGCGGGCGTCGTACGCCACCCGCCTGCAGGACGACGCGGTGTGGAAGTCGATCCAGCTGGTGCTGGAATCCTTCGCGTTCCTGATGATCGGACTGCAGCTGCCGACCGTCATCGACGAGCTGACCGGCATCCGCGCCGTCACCCTCGCCGTGGCGTCCGCCGCGGTGCTGGCGACGGTGATCGCCGTCCGCATCGTCTGGGTGTACGTCATGGCCTACACGCCACGGATGCTGTTCCGCGGGGTCCGGGACCGAGAACCCGCCCCGACCCCGTCGCAGGTCTTCATCGTGGCGTGGGCAGGCATGCGCGGTGTCGTGTCACTGGCCGCGGCGTTCGGTGTGCCTCTGGTGACACTGAGCGGCGACCCGTTCCCCGGCCGGCCGCAGCTGGTGTTCCTGACGTTCGTCGTGGTGATCGGCACGCTGCTGTTGCACGGCCTGACGTTGCCATGGCTGATTCGCACGCTCGACGTGCGCAGTGAGGCCGAGGCCCATCAGGATGCCCTGGAGCAGGCCGCGGCCTCGAGTCGCGCGGCGCAGGCGGCGGCCGACCGGCTCGACGAATTGCTGGCTCGCAGCAGCGATTCCAGCGCCCAACAGCACGTCGGCGAGGTATTGCAGAGCTGGAACGACCGGCGCCGCAACGCGGTGTGGGAACGACTCGGGCGCAGTGACGACGACATCGGCGAAAGCCCGGCGTCGGCCATGCGGCGGCTGCGGCTCGAGATGCTGGCGGCCGAGCGCGAGACCTACATCGCCGAACGCGACGCCGGGAACATCGACGACGAGGTGCTGCGCTCGGTGCTGCACGGGCTGGATCTGGAAGAAGCGGCGCTCAACCGGGAGTAG